In a genomic window of Gemmatimonas sp.:
- the hisD gene encoding histidinol dehydrogenase, with the protein MTASVEASVQLRAFGALASLDAPTRRAIVDRSSTTDGSVRERTAALIAQVRERGDDALFQFARDFDRVTLTSLEVPRRAWDAALESLDPALRVSLERAARNIAAVHAAFRPVETVCSPEPGITVGRRPDPLQRVGIYAPGGRAAYPSSLLMGAVPARVAGVQEVIVCSPPGPDGMPSPVVLAAAALANVDRVFALGGAGAVAAMALGTTSVPRVDRIMGPGNAYVAEAKLQLVNSVAIDSPAGPSELLVLADASANAEAMAREMLAQAEHDPDAAVIAVLAGDDVDNLASRVRDALAAQIAVAPRAEVVMQSLRERGAIVTVSSLDEAIVFTNEWAAEHLLLVVRDAVRDRTLAALRSAGTIFVGASSSVAYGDYMTGANHVLPTAGAGRSYSGLSTLDFVRWTTWQQVTPAAAASLSEDVGRFADAEGLPAHAAAARAWAPPTFPAFPGSELGSELGSELGSELGSELGSELGSELGSELGSELGSEP; encoded by the coding sequence GTGACCGCGTCGGTGGAAGCCTCCGTGCAGTTACGGGCGTTCGGGGCGCTGGCGTCACTCGATGCACCCACGCGTCGTGCCATCGTGGACCGCTCGTCCACGACCGACGGCAGCGTGCGCGAACGCACCGCCGCCCTCATCGCCCAGGTACGCGAGCGTGGTGACGACGCGCTGTTCCAGTTCGCCCGCGACTTCGACCGCGTGACGCTCACCTCCCTCGAGGTACCGCGCCGCGCGTGGGACGCCGCGCTCGAATCACTCGACCCCGCGTTGCGTGTGTCCCTCGAGCGTGCCGCACGGAACATCGCCGCCGTGCACGCGGCGTTTCGCCCCGTGGAGACCGTCTGCTCCCCCGAACCCGGCATCACGGTGGGGCGCCGGCCGGACCCGCTGCAGCGCGTGGGGATCTACGCGCCCGGCGGACGCGCCGCCTACCCCAGTTCGCTGCTCATGGGCGCCGTTCCCGCGCGCGTGGCCGGCGTACAAGAGGTGATCGTCTGCTCGCCGCCGGGCCCCGATGGCATGCCATCACCGGTCGTACTCGCCGCGGCCGCGCTGGCCAATGTGGACCGGGTGTTCGCGCTCGGCGGCGCCGGCGCCGTCGCCGCCATGGCGCTCGGCACCACGAGCGTGCCGCGCGTGGATCGCATCATGGGTCCGGGCAACGCGTACGTGGCCGAGGCCAAGCTGCAACTCGTGAACAGCGTGGCCATCGACTCGCCAGCCGGGCCGAGTGAGCTGCTCGTGCTGGCCGATGCGTCGGCCAACGCCGAGGCCATGGCGCGCGAGATGCTGGCGCAGGCGGAACACGATCCCGACGCGGCCGTGATTGCGGTGCTGGCGGGCGATGACGTGGACAACCTGGCGTCGCGCGTGCGCGACGCGCTGGCAGCGCAGATCGCGGTGGCGCCCCGCGCCGAGGTGGTGATGCAGTCGCTACGTGAGCGGGGCGCAATCGTCACGGTGTCATCGCTCGACGAGGCCATCGTGTTCACCAACGAATGGGCCGCGGAGCACCTGCTGCTGGTGGTGCGCGACGCGGTGCGCGACCGCACGCTCGCGGCGCTGCGCAGCGCCGGCACCATCTTTGTGGGCGCGTCGAGCAGCGTGGCCTACGGCGACTACATGACAGGGGCCAACCACGTACTGCCCACCGCCGGTGCGGGGCGCAGCTACTCGGGGCTCAGCACCCTCGACTTCGTGCGCTGGACCACGTGGCAGCAGGTCACGCCGGCCGCCGCGGCATCACTGAGCGAAGACGTGGGGCGCTTTGCCGACGCCGAGGGACTGCCGGCACACGCCGCCGCCGCCCGCGCCTGGGCCCCCCCAACCTTCCCGGCCTTCCCGGGGTCAGAGCTGGGGTCAGAGTTGGGGTCAGAGCTGGGGTCAGAGCTGGGGTCAGAGCTGGGGTCAGAGCTGGGGTCAGAGCTGGGGTCAGAGCTGGGGTCAGAGCTGGGGTCAGAGCCATGA
- a CDS encoding histidinol-phosphate transaminase, whose protein sequence is MTDRLAFARALYDAVPLYDPKRTPVDLDLTDNTNLWGLPPTAERTLRELAVSRVTRYPSLYAAELKEELARFVGATPECIVTGCGSDDILDSAMRAFGEPGSVVASSEPSFAMIPIFAQMNGLQYVGVTERADHQPDLDALLAAKPRILYLCSPNNPTGALLQRETLERAVREAPGVVFVDEAYAEFSGVSAVELARRVDNLLVIRTMSKAFGLAGLRLGYGIGAAPLVRDVEKSRGPYKLNSVAEQMALAALRHDMHWVQEHVALAVQNRERLATALRDRGYAPLESHANYVCVPVARAVDVGQALRARGVAARPFPALPHVGDTLRVSVGPWDLVQRFLEAFDDATADIYGHAS, encoded by the coding sequence ATGACCGACCGCCTCGCCTTCGCCCGCGCGTTGTACGACGCCGTGCCGCTCTACGACCCCAAGCGCACGCCGGTGGATCTCGATCTCACCGACAATACGAACCTGTGGGGGCTTCCGCCCACGGCCGAGCGTACGCTGCGCGAGCTCGCGGTATCGCGGGTAACGCGCTATCCGTCGCTCTACGCGGCGGAGCTCAAGGAGGAACTCGCGAGGTTCGTGGGGGCCACACCGGAATGCATCGTGACCGGCTGCGGCTCCGACGACATTCTCGACAGCGCCATGCGGGCCTTCGGCGAACCCGGGAGCGTGGTGGCCAGCAGCGAGCCGAGCTTCGCCATGATTCCCATCTTCGCGCAGATGAACGGGCTGCAGTATGTGGGCGTGACGGAACGCGCCGATCATCAGCCCGACCTCGACGCCTTGCTCGCGGCCAAGCCGCGCATTCTGTATCTGTGCTCGCCCAACAACCCCACTGGCGCGCTGCTGCAGCGCGAGACCCTCGAGCGTGCCGTGCGGGAGGCGCCGGGCGTGGTGTTCGTCGATGAGGCGTACGCGGAGTTCAGTGGCGTGTCGGCAGTCGAGCTGGCCAGGCGCGTGGACAACCTGCTGGTGATTCGGACCATGTCGAAGGCGTTCGGCCTGGCCGGCCTGCGGCTGGGATACGGCATCGGCGCCGCGCCGCTGGTGCGTGATGTGGAGAAGAGCCGCGGCCCCTACAAGCTCAACAGCGTGGCGGAGCAGATGGCGCTGGCCGCCCTGCGCCACGATATGCACTGGGTGCAGGAACACGTCGCGTTGGCGGTGCAGAATCGCGAACGTCTCGCCACGGCGCTGCGCGATCGCGGGTATGCGCCACTCGAATCTCACGCGAATTACGTCTGCGTACCGGTGGCGCGCGCAGTGGACGTGGGCCAGGCCCTGCGGGCGCGTGGGGTGGCGGCCCGTCCGTTCCCGGCGCTGCCGCATGTAGGCGATACGCTGCGCGTCAGTGTGGGACCGTGGGATCTGGTACAACGTTTTCTGGAGGCGTTCGATGACGCCACCGCCGACATCTACGGGCATGCATCATGA
- the hisG gene encoding ATP phosphoribosyltransferase, giving the protein MLRIALPNKGRLSEDTRELFNDAGLEVRSSGERALTASLGGEFEAIFVRAQDIPEFVADGAADVGVTGWDLVNESGRPLTSHLDLGFGRCRLVVAAREDSGIRSVADIGKDGERMRVATVFPNITRRFFAQAGRPVDVVPVSGAAEIAPHLGIADVVVDLTSTGSTLRVNGLREIETVLRSSAHLITAEGGPRNGDPDRRQELDDLVVALASVIRARSQRYLMANVPRKALAQVRDVLPGLNGPTVIEIAESSQYVAVHAVVSAATIYRTISQLRALGGEGILVTRIERLVP; this is encoded by the coding sequence ATGCTACGTATCGCCCTCCCCAACAAGGGGCGCCTCTCCGAAGACACCCGCGAGCTCTTCAATGACGCCGGACTCGAAGTCCGCTCGTCCGGCGAACGCGCCCTCACCGCCTCCCTCGGCGGGGAGTTCGAAGCCATCTTCGTGCGCGCCCAGGACATTCCGGAGTTCGTGGCCGACGGCGCGGCCGATGTGGGCGTGACCGGCTGGGACCTCGTGAACGAATCGGGACGCCCGCTCACCTCCCACCTCGACCTCGGCTTCGGCCGGTGCCGCCTCGTCGTGGCCGCGCGGGAGGACTCGGGCATTCGCTCGGTGGCCGACATCGGCAAGGATGGGGAGCGCATGCGTGTGGCGACCGTCTTTCCCAACATCACCCGCCGCTTCTTTGCACAGGCCGGCCGACCGGTGGATGTGGTCCCGGTGTCGGGAGCCGCCGAGATCGCGCCGCACCTGGGCATCGCCGATGTGGTCGTGGATCTCACCTCCACCGGCAGTACCCTGCGCGTGAATGGCCTGCGCGAGATCGAAACCGTCCTGCGCTCGAGCGCGCACCTCATCACCGCCGAAGGCGGGCCGCGCAACGGTGACCCCGATCGCCGGCAGGAGCTCGATGATCTGGTCGTGGCCCTTGCCAGCGTGATTCGCGCGCGCAGCCAGCGCTACCTCATGGCGAACGTCCCACGCAAGGCACTCGCCCAGGTGCGCGACGTGCTGCCGGGGCTCAACGGCCCCACGGTCATCGAAATTGCCGAGTCGAGTCAGTACGTGGCGGTGCACGCCGTCGTGAGCGCCGCGACCATCTATCGCACCATTTCGCAGCTGCGTGCGCTCGGTGGCGAGGGCATTCTCGTCACCCGCATCGAGAGGCTCGTGCCGTGA
- the hisH gene encoding imidazole glycerol phosphate synthase subunit HisH, producing the protein MTDVLRVTVFDYGAGNLHSLIKAIEAGGATVRVETDPAAAVRDTDALVLPGVGAFAPAAERLAPGRAAMREALLGGLPALGICLGMQLLFDASDEGPGEGLCLVPGRVAKLTAERVPQIGWNRLHEVRDPLLQASGLDVAYYANSYVGRPTAEGEAFVTAWSEHEGDRFPAAVRRANVIGTQFHPEKSSARGVAFVRAFLDFASSVRTPV; encoded by the coding sequence ATGACTGATGTACTGCGCGTCACCGTCTTCGATTACGGAGCCGGCAACCTGCACTCACTGATCAAGGCCATCGAAGCCGGTGGTGCAACCGTGCGTGTCGAGACCGACCCGGCAGCGGCCGTGCGCGATACCGATGCGTTGGTGCTGCCCGGTGTGGGGGCGTTCGCGCCGGCGGCCGAGCGCCTGGCACCAGGCCGCGCGGCCATGCGTGAGGCATTGCTCGGCGGATTGCCGGCACTTGGCATCTGTCTCGGCATGCAGCTGCTGTTCGACGCCAGCGACGAGGGCCCGGGCGAGGGATTGTGCCTCGTTCCCGGTCGCGTGGCAAAACTCACCGCCGAACGGGTGCCGCAGATCGGCTGGAATCGGCTCCACGAGGTCCGCGATCCGTTGCTGCAGGCGTCCGGGCTCGACGTAGCCTACTATGCCAATTCCTATGTTGGTCGCCCCACGGCCGAGGGCGAGGCGTTCGTGACGGCGTGGAGCGAGCATGAAGGGGATCGGTTTCCCGCAGCGGTGCGCCGCGCCAACGTGATCGGCACGCAGTTCCATCCCGAGAAGTCGAGTGCACGGGGCGTGGCCTTCGTGCGCGCGTTCCTCGACTTCGCGTCTTCCGTGAGGACTCCCGTATGA
- a CDS encoding plastocyanin/azurin family copper-binding protein: MRFLGFAVVTGAAILLGACGGGDKAATDSAAAPAADTAAAAAPAAPAAGAMAPITGTTHTVNMVGDGQGYRFEPAEITIAAGDGIKFVMVSGGPHNVAFDPATLSPEAKTALTANMPEQAGELSGKMLLNANEEYTVSFAGVPAGTYDYHCTPHLAMNMKGKITIK; the protein is encoded by the coding sequence ATGCGGTTTCTCGGCTTTGCGGTGGTGACGGGCGCGGCGATCCTGCTCGGCGCGTGCGGCGGTGGTGACAAGGCGGCGACGGATTCGGCGGCGGCTCCGGCGGCCGACACGGCGGCGGCAGCGGCTCCGGCGGCTCCGGCGGCTGGCGCGATGGCCCCGATCACGGGCACGACGCACACGGTGAACATGGTGGGTGACGGTCAGGGCTACCGCTTCGAGCCGGCCGAAATCACGATCGCCGCGGGCGACGGCATCAAGTTCGTCATGGTCTCGGGCGGCCCGCACAACGTGGCGTTCGATCCCGCCACGCTGTCGCCGGAAGCGAAGACGGCCCTCACGGCGAACATGCCGGAGCAGGCTGGTGAGCTCTCGGGCAAGATGCTCCTGAACGCGAACGAAGAGTACACGGTCTCGTTCGCCGGCGTTCCGGCTGGTACGTACGACTACCACTGCACGCCGCACCTCGCGATGAACATGAAGGGCAAGATCACCATCAAGTAA
- a CDS encoding GAF domain-containing protein, whose translation MEPVIPDLRATPRADAYARLLEMQELLLHDSTDAIAGMATLSAMLHHAFGHLWTGFYRVVERDRLLRVGPYQGSLGCQDIAFGRGVCGTAAAERRTVVVPDVHAFPGHIACDARSQSEIVVPVYDATGALLAVLDIDSPVLDAFGDDDVAGLERLVAWFTRTTYVPVPA comes from the coding sequence ATGGAACCTGTCATCCCCGACCTGCGCGCCACTCCTCGCGCCGACGCGTACGCCCGCCTGCTGGAGATGCAGGAGCTGCTCCTGCACGACAGCACCGATGCCATTGCCGGCATGGCGACACTGAGCGCCATGCTGCACCACGCCTTCGGCCATCTGTGGACCGGGTTCTACCGGGTCGTGGAGCGGGACCGGTTGCTGCGGGTAGGGCCGTATCAGGGATCCCTCGGCTGTCAGGACATCGCGTTCGGTCGCGGCGTCTGCGGCACGGCGGCGGCGGAACGGCGCACCGTGGTGGTGCCTGATGTGCATGCGTTTCCGGGGCACATTGCCTGCGACGCCCGCTCGCAGAGCGAAATCGTGGTGCCGGTGTACGACGCCACGGGTGCCCTCCTGGCCGTGCTCGACATCGACTCGCCGGTTCTCGACGCCTTCGGCGATGACGACGTGGCCGGCCTCGAACGGTTGGTGGCTTGGTTCACCCGTACGACGTATGTTCCCGTCCCTGCCTGA